Genomic segment of Rhodocaloribacter litoris:
CACTTTCGAGCGACGGGTCTTGAGGAATTCGACCCAGAGAGCTTGAGACACATTTTGCATGATATGGTTTCCTGACCGATTCATATTGTCTCCTGGGCAAACCTATCTACAAGTTCAAACAATTGGTCAATAATTTCCTCCTCGAGGTATGGATTTAACAACACGGCACGCAACCAGTAATGCCCGCGATAGGTTGGCAAGGATAAAAACACATTGCCTTCGCGCAGTAAATATTCCTGTAAGTCGGTGTTCCATTGATCCCATCTAGCCTCGGGAATCCACGGAGGAACACCTCGGAAACATACGATATTCATTTCAGGACTGCTTGCCAGCTCTAAAAAGGGTCGTTTCCTGACCAGGCGGGTAAAGTACTCCGTTAATCGGTAACTCTCTTCGATGAGTTGCGCATACCCGCTCTTCCCGATATGGTACAGCGACAGCCACAATTTCAGGACATCAGCATGTCGTGTGCCCTGTACAGATATTTCTCCCAAATTAATGAAGCCTTCAGTATCACGCATATAAGGCGCCGACACACGGAAAGCGTTGGTGAGTGCTGACATATCCCGAAACAAT
This window contains:
- a CDS encoding pyridoxal phosphate-dependent decarboxylase family protein codes for the protein MLLRSAIKRAIENAQQQGKLPFCVVATAGTTTTGNIDPLQDINAIAREYDLWFHVDAAYGGALIFSEAQRSRLAGIEHADSITFNPQKWLYVAKTCAMVLFRDMSALTNAFRVSAPYMRDTEGFINLGEISVQGTRHADVLKLWLSLYHIGKSGYAQLIEESYRLTEYFTRLVRKRPFLELASSPEMNIVCFRGVPPWIPEARWDQWNTDLQEYLLREGNVFLSLPTYRGHYWLRAVLLNPYLEEEIIDQLFELVDRFAQETI